A window of Tautonia plasticadhaerens contains these coding sequences:
- a CDS encoding Gfo/Idh/MocA family protein, which translates to MKPIPRRSFLKGSMTAGLALGMPRLMLGAGSQAGSPNDAVNVAVIGLGSTTAVGGVGGRGHQLIGRLREIPGVKIVALCDADQEHLDRELKAARDHGETPASYRDLREVFDAPDVDAVVIALPNHWHALATVWACQAGKDVYIEKPFSYDLWEGRQMVEAARKYGRMVQVGTQRRSSRFLADVFGRLDGGEIGDIRFAHALVYRPRESLGTVETPTPPPRTVDYDLWCGPAPNEPLMRKQLHYEWHWFWDTGNGEMGNNGIHVIDICRWALGQDRTPPRAMSIGGRFAFHDCGETANTQIALLDFEPAPLICEVRNVSAGNEAFSTGKFRGLNGGIVIDCEGGYFAGDSGGGAFYDRQGKKIEDLGEGDDAGALERAHLSSFLDAVRSRKAGDLTAEPIEGHRSTACCHVANVSHRLGSRESPEAIREATTGNAELADAFERCRSYLSENGVDLDETPATLGPWVTFDEEKGQFVGDFADAANKLSRRDYRKPFEVPDLTSG; encoded by the coding sequence ATGAAACCGATCCCACGTCGGAGCTTCCTGAAAGGATCGATGACGGCGGGCCTGGCGCTGGGGATGCCTCGGCTGATGCTCGGCGCCGGCTCCCAGGCGGGCAGCCCCAATGACGCGGTGAATGTGGCGGTGATCGGGCTGGGGTCGACCACGGCGGTCGGGGGCGTGGGAGGCCGGGGCCACCAGCTCATCGGCCGGCTCCGGGAGATCCCCGGGGTGAAGATCGTCGCGCTCTGCGACGCGGACCAGGAGCACCTCGACCGCGAGCTCAAGGCGGCCCGGGACCACGGGGAGACGCCCGCGTCGTATCGCGACCTCCGCGAGGTCTTCGACGCGCCGGACGTCGACGCGGTGGTGATCGCCCTGCCGAACCACTGGCACGCGCTGGCGACGGTCTGGGCCTGCCAGGCGGGCAAGGACGTCTACATCGAGAAGCCGTTCTCGTACGACCTCTGGGAAGGCCGGCAGATGGTGGAGGCGGCCCGCAAGTACGGCCGGATGGTCCAGGTCGGCACCCAGAGGCGGTCGAGCCGGTTCCTCGCCGACGTGTTCGGACGCCTCGACGGCGGGGAGATCGGCGACATCCGGTTCGCCCACGCGCTCGTGTACCGGCCCCGCGAAAGCCTCGGGACGGTCGAGACGCCCACCCCGCCGCCGCGCACCGTGGATTACGACCTCTGGTGCGGCCCGGCCCCGAATGAGCCGCTGATGCGGAAGCAACTGCACTACGAGTGGCACTGGTTCTGGGACACGGGCAACGGCGAGATGGGGAACAACGGCATCCACGTCATCGACATCTGCCGCTGGGCCCTGGGGCAGGACCGGACGCCCCCCCGGGCCATGAGCATCGGCGGCCGGTTCGCGTTCCACGACTGCGGCGAGACGGCCAACACCCAGATCGCGCTGCTGGACTTCGAGCCGGCCCCGCTCATCTGCGAGGTCCGCAACGTGAGCGCCGGGAACGAGGCGTTCTCGACGGGCAAGTTCCGGGGCCTGAACGGGGGGATCGTGATCGACTGCGAGGGGGGCTACTTCGCGGGAGACTCCGGCGGCGGGGCGTTCTACGATCGCCAGGGGAAGAAAATCGAGGATCTCGGCGAGGGCGACGACGCCGGGGCGCTGGAACGGGCCCACCTGTCCTCCTTCCTCGACGCCGTCCGCAGTCGCAAGGCCGGCGACCTGACAGCCGAGCCGATCGAAGGTCATCGCTCGACGGCCTGCTGCCACGTGGCGAACGTGTCGCACCGGCTCGGCTCGCGGGAATCCCCCGAGGCGATCCGGGAGGCGACCACGGGCAACGCCGAGCTGGCCGACGCCTTCGAGCGCTGCCGCTCCTACCTGAGCGAGAACGGCGTGGACCTGGACGAGACCCCGGCCACCCTCGGCCCCTGGGTGACCTTCGACGAGGAGAAAGGGCAATTCGTCGGCGACTTCGCCGACGCCGCCAACAAACTCTCTCGCCGGGACTACCGCAAGCCGTTCGAGGTCCCCGACCTCACCTCGGGATGA
- a CDS encoding DUF485 domain-containing protein codes for MPPTDDHPPGADAPAGAAGQPHDDEHPDLISAHAKAGLRLFAVYLALYGAFVGVNAFAPGVMASRPTGGLNLAVAAGLGLIVAAAVLALVYMALCKRIADRHRAGGGGR; via the coding sequence GTGCCCCCGACCGACGACCATCCTCCCGGGGCCGACGCCCCCGCCGGCGCCGCCGGCCAGCCTCACGACGACGAGCACCCGGACCTGATCTCGGCCCACGCGAAGGCCGGGCTCCGGCTCTTCGCGGTGTACCTGGCGCTGTACGGGGCGTTCGTGGGCGTGAATGCGTTCGCTCCCGGGGTCATGGCGAGCCGGCCGACCGGGGGGCTGAACCTGGCGGTGGCGGCGGGGCTGGGGCTGATCGTGGCGGCGGCGGTGCTGGCGCTGGTGTACATGGCCCTCTGCAAGCGGATCGCCGACCGGCACCGGGCGGGGGGGGGCGGGCGATGA